From the Aquirufa lenticrescens genome, the window TTTGCCCCGAGGAGCTTAATTTTAGGCCCATTTGAGCCTTACTTAATTCATTATATCGTTTTAACGCTTTGTTGAAGTGTCTATTACTAACGGTTCCAATGTAGACGTTTGCTAAGGCCACGCCGCCCACCGCTGACCAGTAAAAGCCTTCTGATATGCTTCCTTTACTCAAATAAGTAGAAAAAGCGAACACAGTGGAGAAACCGGCTAACCAGCTAGAAAGTTTACGTTGACGTTTGAATTTCAAGAATTCGACGTTGACTTCTGGGTCTCTGGCCTCCATTAAAGGTATTTGTAAGGCCAAAGGATGGTCAACCAATTGCCTGTCATACATAAATCTCCTCGTCCAAATTCCTTGCACTTCTTCGATCGGGAGTAATTTCTTCTCCTGCGCCATAGCGCCGCTAAAGGCGAGTAGAAAAAAGAAAAGTAAGCTCCTGATTTTCAAAGCAAAGCTGGGATTTTAGCCTACAAAATTAGGGCTTAAAATGGGGAAACGAAAGGAAAATTAGCGAAAATCGTACAATTTCGCCGGGCAAATCGCAATATCCAAAGGAATGTCGTGGCTTTCCACCTCCTCAATCAGGTCCACAGGATCGAAAAGACTGATGCCTATTTTTAGGCAATCTGGCCTGCAATTCAAAAGGTATCGATCATAAAAGCCTTTCCCATAGCCCACCCGGTTGCCTTTTAAATCAAAGGCTAAAAGTGGTAAGAGAATGATATCGAAATCGGTCGGTTTTACTACTGCGCCACCCACTGGTTCCGGAATGCCCCAAGCCGAGTTAGCGAACGTTTTCGAAAACGCCATCTCCATCGAACCTTCCGTGGCTGAAATAACACGTGGAAAAGCGAATTTGCCTTCGAGTGAATCTAAACTAATTTCATTTCGGTGGGGGATGGCTTTGAAACTGGCGATGGTTTTGCCGGGAATCAATAAAGGAGTCAAGGTTTCGATGACGCGCTGGGAGCGCTCACGGAATTCTTTTTCTCCCAGTTGTGTGCGCTGCGCCAACACTATTTTTCGAATCTCGGCCTTCTTCATATTCAAACCTAGTTAATTGCGTTCGGAATACAAATCTTCACGTGAGATGTTCCGTATAATTTTGTATTTTTGCCTCAATTTTGCCAATTTTTTCATTTTAACCCCACACGTCTGTGAGCTTTAAGGAATACAAAAATTTAGATTACGCCGCTTTGGCAGATGAAATTCTAGATTTCTGGAACGCGAATAACATCTTTGAAAAATCTATCTCCACTAGAGAGGGACAGCCTACGTTTACGTTTTTTGAAGGACCTCCTTCTGCGAACGGAACACCGGGGATTCACCACGTGATGGCGCGGGCGATTAAGGATATTTTTTGCCGGTATCAAACCCTAAAAGGGAAACAGGTAAAGCGCAAAGGGGGCTGGGATACCCACGGTTTGCCAGTGGAATTGCAGGTGGAGAAAGAATTAGGCATTACAAAAGAAGATATTGGCAAGACGATTTCGGTCGAAGAATATAACAAGAAATGCCGCGAGACGGTGATGAAATTCACTGATCAATGGAATAGTTTGACGGAGAAAATGGGTTACTGGGTGGATCTTGAAAACCCCTATGTGACCTACCAGGCGAACTATATTGAGAGCGTTTGGAACTTATTGAAGCGTTTATACGATCAAGGTTTATTATACAAAGGCTACACGATTCAACCGTATTCGCCAGCGGCGGGAACGGGTCTTTCGTCCCACGAATTGAACCAGCCGGGTTGCTACCGCGATGTGAAGGATACGTCCTTGACGGCGCAATTTAAGGCGATCAAGAACGCGAAATCCGAGTTTTTATTTGAGGCGTCAGGCGATGCGCCAGTCTATTTATTAGCTTGGACGACTACGCCTTGGACCTTGCCATCTAACACTGCTTTGACGGCTGGAAAGAATATTTCCTACGTGTTAGTGAAGACTTTTAATCCGTACACCTACGTGCCGGTTTATGTGGTGTTGGCCAAAGACTTAGTCAAAAACTACTTCCAATCAGCCGCTGAAAACAGCGACTTTGCGGCTTACGAAGCAGCAGAGAAAAAGCCGCAGGCAATTCCATACGAGATCGTTGCAACTTGCAAAGGATCTGATTTAGAAGGAGTAGAATACGAGCAATTGATGCCGTATGTACAGCCATCGGCGCCAGCGTTCCGTGTGATTTTAGGAGATTTTGTGACGACAGAAGATGGAACGGGCATGGTGCATACCGCACCGACTTTTGGAGCAGATGACTTTAGAGTGGCTGCCCAAAACAACATTCCAGCGCTTTTAATTACCGACGAAAACGGCAAAGAAGTGCCATTAGTAAATCGCCAAGGCCGTTTTGTGGCTCAGGTGACGGACTATGCTTTGGAACCCGTAAAAGAAGCTTACTTAACGGACGAAGAGAAAGAAGCAGAGCGCGTGAAGCAAGGCCGCGACAAATATTTGTCAGTGGATGAGCGCATCGCGATACAGTTAAAGACCGAAAATAAAGCCTTTAACGTACAGAAATTTGATCACCCGTATCCACATTGCTGGAGAACGGACAAGCCGGTCTTGTATTATCCATTGGATTCCTGGTTCATCAAGACGACGGCGGTAAAAGATAAATTAATCGCCTTAAATAAGACGATTCAGTGGAAACCGGAGTCGACTGGAACGGGTCGTTTCGGGAACTGGTTAGAGAATTTAGTGGACTGGAATTTATCCCGTTCTCGCTATTGGGGAACGCCTTTACCTATTTGGCGGACGGAAGATGGTTCGGAGGAAATCTGTATCGGTTCTTTAGAGCAATTGAAAACGGAAATTGAGAAGGCGCAGGCTTCTGGGACTTTAACCTCGACGCAATCAGCAGGTAACGCAGCTTTTTTAAAGGCTTTAGCGGCTGGAGAGGCAGACTTGCACCGCCCATTTGTGGATGAGGTATTCTTGCTTTCAGCGACAGGAAATGTTTTAACAAGGGAATTGGATTTGATCGACGTTTGGTTCGATTCAGGTGCGATGCCGTTTGCGCAATGGCACTATCCATTCGAAAATCAAGACGTATTTAAGCAGAGTTATCCGGCGGATTTCATTTCGGAAGGAGTGGATCAAACGCGTGGTTGGTTCTTTACACTGCATGCGATTTCGAGTATGGTGGAAGATTCTGTGGCGTTCAAGAATGTCGTTTCGACTGGATTGGTTTTGGACAAAAACGGAAACAAGATGTCCAAACGCCTAGGCAACGCCATCGATCCATTCGAGACCTTGAAAGCCTACGGTGCGGATCCAACGCGCTGGTACATGATCACGAATGCGCAGCCTTGGGATAACTTGAAATTTGATTTAGCTGGGATTACGGAGGTGCGCAACAAGTTCTTTGGCACACTGACGAATACCTATAACTTCTTTGCTCTTTATGCTAATCTCGATGGATTCGTTCCGGCGGGCATTAAAGAAGAGGACTTAACAGAATTAGATCGTTGGATTCTATCTAAATTAATGAATTTGATCGCGGAGGTCGATGAGGCTTTTGAGACGTATGAGCCTACGAAAGCAGGTCGCGCGATTCAAGATTTCGTCTGTGATCACTTATCTAACTGGTATGTTCGTTTGTCACGCCGTCGCTTCTGGAATCCGGAAACGGCGAATCAGGCGATCAACGCGGATAAACAAGCGGCTTACGAGACTTTATACCATTGTTTAGAGACGGTGGCACAATTAATGTCGCCGATCGCGCCGTTCTATGGTGAGTGGTTATACAAGAATTTGACGGGTAAAGAATCGGTTCACTTGACGCATTTTGCCAAAGTAAACCCAAGCCTACAAAACCCAGCATTAGAAACGTCGATGGAATTAGCGCAAGGTATTTGTTCGCTGGTTCACTCGATTCGCAAGGTGCACCGCTTAAAAGTGCGTCAGCCCTTAGCGCAGGTATTAGTGCCGGTATTGCAAGAGTCGGTAAGAGACCAAATCCGTCGCGTGGAAGACCTGATTAAATCAGAGGTGAACGTGAAGGAAGTCAATTATTTGAATGACGCTTCTGGGGTATTGAACAAGAAAGTGAAGCCTAATTTCAAGGCTTTAGGTCCTAAGTTTGGAAAAGATATGAAAGTGGTCGCGGAGGCCATCACGGGAATGTCATCGGACGATTTAGCAGCAATCGAGTCAGCTGGATCTGCGAAGATTCAAGGATTTGAGATCGCAATAGCGGACATTGAAATCTTGACGGAAGATATGCCGGGTTATTTGACGGCGAGTGAGGGTGGATTGACAATCGCGTTAGATAATACGTTAACGCCAGAATTAGTTCGTGAAGGGAATGCACGTGAATTCGTGAACCGTATTCAAAACCTACGTAAAGATTCTGGTTTCGATGTGACGGACAAAATAAATATCCAAGTTCAGCGTTCGGACGAAGAATGGACGGCCAGCTTGAATGAATTCAAAGCCTATATCTCACAAGAGGTACAAGCCTTGAGTTTGGAATGGGTGGATTCGGCTTCGACTGAACTTACTTTTGAGGAGTCTAATTTGTTCGTGAATGTCACGGTAGCCTAAAAAGATGCGAAAACTCACTTATTTGATTTTACTTTTAGGTGGGTTTTTTTCTGTGGCTGCGCAGTCTGAAGAACTCATGGTGGACGGCATGCGCGCCTACATGAGGGAGGATTTTGGTGAGGCGATCTTGGTTTTCGAGAAACTCGCTAAAGTACAGACGCAGGAGCCGGCGGTCTTTTATTATTTGGCCAAAAGCTATCTTGCCGACAAACAACTCACCTCAGCAAGAACTAACGCAGAGAAAGCACACATCTTATCGCCTTATTCCTTCGATTATGGCCTTTTATACGGAGACCTTCTTTTAGCGAACAAGGAATACAAAAAGGCATTAGCCTGTTTCGAAAATCTGCTAGCCTACGATGATCACCGCTTTGATAACGAGCCTGATATGATTCGGGTAAAGCAATTTGTCTTTTTGTCGAAAGGCGATGAGGCGAAAGAGCTGGCCGATAAAAATGCTTATTATCTACAAGCGGCGAATCTAGGACCTGTTCAAGAGGAACTTTGGGTTCGAATTATCCAATTAGATTGGGAATTAAATCGAAAAGAGGCGGTGGTGGAACACGCCCTGGAAGCATTGGAAAATTACCCTCGCATGGCGCCATGGTGTTATCCGATTTTAGGGGATGCCTATCAGGCTTTAGGGAATAATTCTGCGTCGGATGCAGCCTTTGATAAGGCTTTGGAGGCGAATCCGAAGGATGATCACGTGCTGAACAATTACAGTTATTTCTTGTCGATCCGTAAAGAAAAATTAGCGTTAGCAGATTCTCTTTCCGCTCGATTAGTAGCAGATCATCCGAAAAATGGCACCTATTTAGATACCCGGGCATGGGTATTGTTCGAACTAAAACGCTATTCAGAGGCTCGAGTGGCGATGGAGGCCGCTCTAAAAGACAAGGAAAATGCATCTGCTACCTTGTGGGAACATTATGGCGACGTGCTTTTTCGATTGAAATTAGTGGATAAAGCGATGGAGGCTTGGAAAGAAGCGCTTCGCTTAGATCCGGCTCGCGAATCTGTAGATAAAAAGATTCGATTGCGTCAAATTCCCGAAAATTGAGCTATTTTTGTTACCAAAATTCCTCCTTATGCGGATTCTTTTCAGTCTTGTTATGCTTTCCATCTTAGGTGCCTGTGCTCCTAAGGCGACGGTAGCTCCGACGAATTCCGTACAAGTAGATACCATTCAGGTAGATTCTACTCCCGCAGTTGCCCCAGTGGCTCCTGTTGAAATAGCGGATCAACAGTCTGCTTCTGATGATTTGAATTTCACTTATCTGAAGGCGAAATCGAAAGTGATGTGGAAAACGCGCTCGAACACGGACAACTACATTGTGGACATTCGGATGAAAAAAGATAGTATCATCTGGGCGAACATTTCCGTATCGATGATTTCAGGCGCGGCGGTTTTATTCACCAAAGACCGTGTTCAATTTTACCACAAGATTAATAACGAATACACGAATCTAACCTACGATAGTCTGAGCACGAGTTTAGGCTTCAAAGTGAGCTATGATTTGATCCAAAACATGATTGTGGGGAACCAACCTTACAAGAAAAACAATACGCGTCGCGTAGTTCGCGAGAATGAAAATTTCTTGATAAAACAGCAAGAGGGGCACGTGGAGGTCAATAATTGGGTGGGACCTAACCGCAAACTGAAGAAATTGTCAGTTAGTGATTTGCCTTCTTCGAACAAAATGACCTTGGATTATGAGGATTTTGCGAACTTGAATTCAGCCATATTCCCTTTCTCGAGTTCGATCACGCTAGATGTGAAAAACAAAGAAAATCAGGTGAACCAGACCTTGATTACAATTAAATATTCTAAAGTGGAGTTGTTAGACACGCCCTTGGAGTTTCCTTTTAAAGTACCCGCCAAACTATTAAAGCATTGAAATACCTTTTCCTTCTATTCGCGTTCCTTTTAACAAGTTCATCTTTCGCACAGTCAGATAAGAAAGCTGCTTTAGAGCAGCAGAAGAAAGATAATTTGTCCAAAATCAAGGAACTTAATTCCATCATTTCCCGTACTTCGAAGAAGAAAAATGCGTCGATTGGAAAGTTAAACGTATTGAAAGAGCAGATTGGCGTTCAGAAAAAACAGATTAGCGTTCTTGAGCAAAACCAACAGATTCTTGCGGAAGAAGCACAAAAACTACGCGAGGAAGGGGATGTGCTAAAAGCAAAATTAGAGCGATTAAAGAAAGAATATGCTTTGATGATTTATGAAGCTCAAAAAACATCTTCAGTGTACAACAAGATGAGCTTTCTGTTGCTATCGAATGATATTGGTGAATTCGTACGCCGTTTTGACTACCTGCGTCATTATTCTGCCAATCGAAAGAAACAGGCTGACTTGATTTACAAGACCCGTCAAGATTTAATGACGCAAGAGCAGAAGGTCGTTTACAAAAAGCAAGAGGAGAAGAAAGTGTTAGTGGAGAAGGAAGGGGAGAAGAAGAAATTAGAGGTATTAAAGACCAAAGAAGATAAGGTCGTGACCGTGTTGACTCAGCAAGAGAAGAAGCAGAAAACGGAATTAGAGCGAAAGAAATTAGCCGTTCGCAAATTGGATAATTTGATTGCTGGTATCGTTCAAAGAGAGATCCAAAAAAGTATTGAGCGGGAGCGTAAACTTCGCCAAGCCCGCCAAGTTAAAAAGGTAGAAGTGGCTAAACCTGCGTTGCCTGAGTTGAAGAAAGGAGAAACGACTAAGATCTTAGCTGAAAAACAACCAGAGAAAAAAGAGTCACCTAAAGAAGAGAAAAAAGCGGCAGTTGCTGAAGCTAAGAAGCCTAAAGCAGAGCCAGCTCCTGCTCCTGTAGAAGAAAAAAAGATTGAAAGTAATACCTATTATATGAATGCGGATGAGGCGAAATTAGCGAGCTCTTTCGCTGCTTTGCGTGGTCGCATGCCATTTCCGGTTCCATCGGGATTTATTTCGGATCACTTTGGCGTACATAAACACCCTTTGTTAAAAGGGGTGATGATCAATAATAATGGGATTGATATCCAAACCTCACCGGGTTCACCTGTACATTCCGTTTATGATGGGGTTGTGCAATCGGTCGTGAATATTCCAGGTATTAATATGGTAGTAGCTATTCAGCACGGGGATTATTTCACTGTGTATAGTAAACTAGCGAATGTTTCTGTCAGTGTGGGAACTCGGGTACGAACGGGTCAACGCATTGGTTCTGTAGCCTCGGATGAGGATGGGACGGCGGAGATAAATTTCCAGGTTTGGAAGAATACGGTACGTCAAAACCCAGAATCCTGGCTTCGTCGCTAAATCGAATACGACACTTTTAGGCTAATGTTGCGACCTTGGTCGTCTGCATAATAACGGAAGCGATTCAAGTAATCGCGGTATGCCGCGTTCAATGCATTCGAGACGCGCAGGTTTACATCAAAACGACGCATTTTAATTCCCCAATTTAGGTTTACTAAAAAATAGCCGGCAGGCGGTTCTGCATAATCGGATCCTTTTTCCACCCGCTTCTGCTTGGATACTTGAGTAACACCTCCACTTATATAGGCATTATTTTTCTTGAAAGCATAGCGAACGAGATACTCAAATCGATCTGCCGGAATATTGACCATATACTGATCATTTTGGGTGTCAAATGCCCGGACTAAACTTGTCTTTTGTTGGATAGAAATGCGAGAGCTTACCGCATAGCTTGCTTGGAAGTCAACACCTTGGAATCGAGCGTCAATTTGCTGATAAGTAAAAATAGGGAAAACACCCCTAACGGTTGTGGCATAAACGGCGACGCCATTCACAACTTCAGGTCTCAGGTAAATGAAATTGTGAATATGATTCGAATATAACCCGAGTTCAATATCCCAACGTTCCGGTTTAAAATTAGTGCTTAGGCTGAAGTTTGTTCCCGTTTCTCCCTTTAAGTTAGGGTCTCCTATCTCGTAGGCCCCAGCTCCGTGGTGAACCCCGTTTGAGAATAACTCATTTCCACCAGGAGCTCGGAAAGCTCGAGAAATGGTTAATTGAGATTCAGTTAATGGATCCCAGTGGTATTTTAATCCAATACTGCCCGAAAATCCACTAAATATCTGTTTATTCCGTAAAATGGTAGGAGAAAAATTAGCTTTAGGGCGATGCGTTTCAATTTCTTTTGCATCAAATCGAAGCCCTGCTTCTAATTCCCATTTTTCAGTGGCTCTTCTTTCTATCGCAAAAAAGCCGATGTTTTGAAGGGAATAATTTGGTAAAAGACTGGTGGTTAAGGTAGGGTTAGGGACTCTATTGCCAGAGGTGATGTTTCCCTGGTCTAGGTAGGTGAACCCTATTTGGCCTTTCCAACTTTTATTTGAGTTCGTTTCATCATAGAGGAATTCACCACTATGGGTATTTAAATTGAAACGAAGGGTATTAATATTTTTTCCTGCTCTTAATACATCTAATTCCCAGCGTTCGTCTGACTGTGCTGCAGCCGTAGCGCGAAGGGTAGCGCCGTTTGGTAGGTGGTAGTAGGCTTTGATTTTGGCCATATCATGCCAGACATCCTGGTTAGGGCGATCAATTCTGCGGATAAATTCATCAGGCGTAAAAGCCTTTAAAGGTCTATCCCGCGCAATAGATCGTTCTAAATCTGATATATTACCGATATGAGACCCTTCATAGATACCTATAACCGTGTGGAAGCGACTTACAAAAGCTTCGGCTCCCCATAAATTCGATTTATAGCCTGCTGCAAGGGACACATTTTCCTCTTTTAAACCGGTATTACTTAAATAGTAATCTGCTGTATGTACATTTCCGCCATCTTTCAAGGTGCCTTGTACACGCCAGCCCCAGCCCTTTTTACGCGGGATACCGCCTTCTAAAAGACCAGATAAAACCCCTTGTCTGCCATTGCTGAAATAAATACTTTGCAAGGAACCGTGAATAGCGGAGCTGTCCGGAAGCGCATCAGGTTCTAACATCACGATGCCACCTATTGCATCGCCACCGTATCGAAGTCCACCTGGGCCTTTGATTACTTGGATGTTTTTAGAAACAAATGGGTCAATTTCTGGAGCGTGCTCACTACCCCAGTTTTGGCCTTCTTGTCTAACACCTTGATTTAAAATAATGACTCGACTCGAATGTAGTCCATGAATCACCGGTTTTGAAACGGAGCTGCCTGTTTGCAGACTTTGAACGCCTGTTAGGCCTTTTAACATTTCTCCCAGGGATAAACCGTCCTTCTGAGAGCGTTCCTCCACACTTAATGACGTTCTAGATTGTGAAGTAATTTCTTGCTTTCTTCCTTGTACGAATACCTCTTGTAAATGTTCATCATGTGTGCTTAAAAGGAAATCTTCCTCTTTTTCATCCTCCAGATTGATGATTGTCTCTATCGGATCAAAGCTAGCCATTTGACAAACTAGGGTGTAGGTACCTGGACAAAGATCGCTTAAAATGAATTGGCCTTTTGCGTCCGAAATAGTCGCTTTGTTTAATCCTTTAATGTAAACATAGGCGCCAGGAACTTTTTCTTTATTCTCTTTAGAGGCTACAATGCCCTTTAATGTACAGTGGCAATTCGTTTGTGCGAAGCCATTGAAAGAAAGGAATGCCAGAAGAATAAATAGGTGTTTCATGTAGTTAATAGGGTTTAAAGATAGGTTAAATCCCCCTTTTATGCGAATCTTCTTTTACCTAAACGATTAATCGTTTTTGTGTGGCGATGAACAGGGTTATTTTGACTATAAAATTTTTTGTTTAATCTTTTTTAATTTTTTTTGAACAAATTATTTGTTTTGTTTAATCTTTTTATAAATTTGTTGAACAAAATAGATGATCAATATGACAGCTCTTGAGTTTACTTACCAAATAGGCACTTTTTCGAAGTTTTTGCGCCCTTTCGCGTTGCGTTTGACCAAAGACGGAGATGATGCAAACGACTTAGTTCAAGATACCTTAGTAAAGGCTTTTACAAATCGGGATAAATACCAGGACGGAACAAACTTGAAGGCTTGGTTATTCACTATTATGAAGAACACGTTTATTACCCAATACCAACGAATGGTACGTCGTAATACGTTCATTGATACAACAGATAATTTACACTTCATCAACTCAATGGAATCACTGCAGGAAAACACTGCAGTGAACTCCTTTATCAGTGAGGATATTCATTCCGCCCTGGCAAAAATCGACTCTATGTACCGCGTACCTTTCATGATGTATTTTGAGGGGTTCAAATATCATGAAATCGCGGAAGAGTTAGATTTGCCAATAGGGACGGTTAAAAATAGAATTTTTATGGCAAGACGTGATTTGAAGAATCATCTTCACATGTATGCATAAGAGTTTATAATGGTTTTGATTAGTTTTTTGGTTAACAGAAGGAAGTTAAAAAGCCAGATTTTATCTGGCTTTTTCTTTTTAGGCTTTGGGCCAAAAGAAAGATCGGTATATTTGTTAAATTAGAAGAATTATGAAGAAGGTTATCGTCATAGGGGCAGGGTTTTCGGGCCTATCAGCAGCAACTGAATTAGCTTCGAAAGGATATGAGGTCCAAATTTTAGAAAAGAATGATCACGCAGGTGGTCGCGCACGTGTTTTCCAATCGGATGGATTCACCTTTGATATGGGGCCATCCTGGTATTGGATGCCGGATATTTTTGAAACGTATTTTAATCGTTTCGGGAAAAAACCATCAGATTATTATGATTTAGTTCGCTTGGATCCATCGTATTCTGTGATCCTTTCGGAGACAGAAACCATCGATTTGCCAGCGAATTATGCTGATTTAAAAACCTTGTTTGAGTCCTATGAACCTGGTGCCGCGGCGCAATTAGATGCGTTTATGGAGCAGGCGGCCTATAAATACAAAGTGGGTATTCAAGATTTTGTGTGGAAACCATCCCGTAAAATCACCGAATTTTTAAGTCTTAAATTACTCATCGACGCGATTCGCATCGACGTCTTTTCTTCGTTTTACAAGCACATTCGCAAGTTCTTTACCTCGCCTACTTTATTGAAATTGATGGAATTTCCCATCTTATTTTTAGGCGCGATTTCACAAAATACCCCAGCGATGTACTCGCTGATGAATTATGCGGAAATCAAATTAGGTACTTGGTATCCAATGGGAGGTATGCACCACATCGTCAAAGGGATGGTGGCGCTTGCAGAGGAAAAAGGGGTGAAGATTACGTATAATGCGGAAGTGCAAGGATTCGAGATCGTCAAAGGAAATGTAGTCGGAGTTAGGACGGCTGCCGGCTTGCAAGAAGCAGATGCTTTCGTAGCTGGGGCAGATTATCATCATGTCGAAGAATTACTTGGAGATGGCTTACGTAATTATGATGAAGCGTATTGGGATAAGCGTGTGATGGCGCCTTCATCGCTTCTGTTTTACCTAGGAATTTCAAAACGCTTACCTAATTTAAAGCACCACAACTTATTTTTTGACCGTGATTTTACTGTGCATTCGCACGAAATTTATACGGATCCGGCTTGGCCTTCTGATCCCTTATTCTATGCCTCGGCACCTTCAGTAACGGATCCATCTGTGGCTCCTGAAGGATGTGAAAACGTGTTTTTATTGATTCCGGTGGCACCTGATTTGGAAGATACCGAAGAAGGAAGAGAGAAGTATTTTGAACAATTAATGGATCGTTTAGAAGCGCATTGCGGCGTTTCCATTCGTGACTCTATCGTATATAAGCGTTCCTATGCACACCGAGATTTTAAATCAGATTACCACGCCTATAAAGGGAACGCCTATGGATTAGCGAACACGCTGATGCAGACGGCGATTTTGAAACCAACCTTGAAAAATAAGCACTTGGATAATTTATATTACACAGGTCAATTAACGGTTCCAGGGCCAGGCGTACCGCCATCCTTGATCTCAGGAATTGTGGTAGCAGGCGAAGTCGATAAAGAATTAAAAGGATAATATGGATTTATACTTACAAGTTTCCCTTGCCTCGAGTAAGTTATTGACGAAGGCCTATTCGACATCCTTTTCTCTAGGAATTCGAACATTGGATGAAAAAGTGCACGATCCCATTTATGCTATTTATGGTTTCGTTCGTTTAGCCGATGAGATTGTCGATACGTTTCACGATCAGGATAAGGCTGCTTTATTGCAGCGTTTTCGCGAGGATACTTACCGCGCGATTGAAGAGAAAATAAGTTTAAATCCCATTTTGCATTCCTTTCAATGGGCGGTGAATAAGTTCGGGATGGAACGCGAATTGATTGATGCGTTCTTGTATTCGATGGAGTTGGATTTAACAAAACGGGATTACAATCCGGAGGAATACAAGCAATACATCTATGGTTCAGCTGAAGTAGTAGGTTTGATGTGCTTGCGTGTTTTCTGCGAAGGAGATCAAGTGGAATACGAATCTTTGAAAGAAGATGCCTGTGCCTTAGGTTCAGCTTTCCAAAAAATCAACTTTCTCCGCGATATTCGCTCCGATTACGACGAACGCGGGCGGGTTTATTTTCCAGGCG encodes:
- a CDS encoding 5-formyltetrahydrofolate cyclo-ligase — its product is MKKAEIRKIVLAQRTQLGEKEFRERSQRVIETLTPLLIPGKTIASFKAIPHRNEISLDSLEGKFAFPRVISATEGSMEMAFSKTFANSAWGIPEPVGGAVVKPTDFDIILLPLLAFDLKGNRVGYGKGFYDRYLLNCRPDCLKIGISLFDPVDLIEEVESHDIPLDIAICPAKLYDFR
- the ileS gene encoding isoleucine--tRNA ligase, whose protein sequence is MSFKEYKNLDYAALADEILDFWNANNIFEKSISTREGQPTFTFFEGPPSANGTPGIHHVMARAIKDIFCRYQTLKGKQVKRKGGWDTHGLPVELQVEKELGITKEDIGKTISVEEYNKKCRETVMKFTDQWNSLTEKMGYWVDLENPYVTYQANYIESVWNLLKRLYDQGLLYKGYTIQPYSPAAGTGLSSHELNQPGCYRDVKDTSLTAQFKAIKNAKSEFLFEASGDAPVYLLAWTTTPWTLPSNTALTAGKNISYVLVKTFNPYTYVPVYVVLAKDLVKNYFQSAAENSDFAAYEAAEKKPQAIPYEIVATCKGSDLEGVEYEQLMPYVQPSAPAFRVILGDFVTTEDGTGMVHTAPTFGADDFRVAAQNNIPALLITDENGKEVPLVNRQGRFVAQVTDYALEPVKEAYLTDEEKEAERVKQGRDKYLSVDERIAIQLKTENKAFNVQKFDHPYPHCWRTDKPVLYYPLDSWFIKTTAVKDKLIALNKTIQWKPESTGTGRFGNWLENLVDWNLSRSRYWGTPLPIWRTEDGSEEICIGSLEQLKTEIEKAQASGTLTSTQSAGNAAFLKALAAGEADLHRPFVDEVFLLSATGNVLTRELDLIDVWFDSGAMPFAQWHYPFENQDVFKQSYPADFISEGVDQTRGWFFTLHAISSMVEDSVAFKNVVSTGLVLDKNGNKMSKRLGNAIDPFETLKAYGADPTRWYMITNAQPWDNLKFDLAGITEVRNKFFGTLTNTYNFFALYANLDGFVPAGIKEEDLTELDRWILSKLMNLIAEVDEAFETYEPTKAGRAIQDFVCDHLSNWYVRLSRRRFWNPETANQAINADKQAAYETLYHCLETVAQLMSPIAPFYGEWLYKNLTGKESVHLTHFAKVNPSLQNPALETSMELAQGICSLVHSIRKVHRLKVRQPLAQVLVPVLQESVRDQIRRVEDLIKSEVNVKEVNYLNDASGVLNKKVKPNFKALGPKFGKDMKVVAEAITGMSSDDLAAIESAGSAKIQGFEIAIADIEILTEDMPGYLTASEGGLTIALDNTLTPELVREGNAREFVNRIQNLRKDSGFDVTDKINIQVQRSDEEWTASLNEFKAYISQEVQALSLEWVDSASTELTFEESNLFVNVTVA
- a CDS encoding tetratricopeptide repeat protein, whose amino-acid sequence is MRKLTYLILLLGGFFSVAAQSEELMVDGMRAYMREDFGEAILVFEKLAKVQTQEPAVFYYLAKSYLADKQLTSARTNAEKAHILSPYSFDYGLLYGDLLLANKEYKKALACFENLLAYDDHRFDNEPDMIRVKQFVFLSKGDEAKELADKNAYYLQAANLGPVQEELWVRIIQLDWELNRKEAVVEHALEALENYPRMAPWCYPILGDAYQALGNNSASDAAFDKALEANPKDDHVLNNYSYFLSIRKEKLALADSLSARLVADHPKNGTYLDTRAWVLFELKRYSEARVAMEAALKDKENASATLWEHYGDVLFRLKLVDKAMEAWKEALRLDPARESVDKKIRLRQIPEN
- a CDS encoding DUF4292 domain-containing protein, with product MRILFSLVMLSILGACAPKATVAPTNSVQVDTIQVDSTPAVAPVAPVEIADQQSASDDLNFTYLKAKSKVMWKTRSNTDNYIVDIRMKKDSIIWANISVSMISGAAVLFTKDRVQFYHKINNEYTNLTYDSLSTSLGFKVSYDLIQNMIVGNQPYKKNNTRRVVRENENFLIKQQEGHVEVNNWVGPNRKLKKLSVSDLPSSNKMTLDYEDFANLNSAIFPFSSSITLDVKNKENQVNQTLITIKYSKVELLDTPLEFPFKVPAKLLKH
- a CDS encoding murein hydrolase activator EnvC family protein, which gives rise to MKYLFLLFAFLLTSSSFAQSDKKAALEQQKKDNLSKIKELNSIISRTSKKKNASIGKLNVLKEQIGVQKKQISVLEQNQQILAEEAQKLREEGDVLKAKLERLKKEYALMIYEAQKTSSVYNKMSFLLLSNDIGEFVRRFDYLRHYSANRKKQADLIYKTRQDLMTQEQKVVYKKQEEKKVLVEKEGEKKKLEVLKTKEDKVVTVLTQQEKKQKTELERKKLAVRKLDNLIAGIVQREIQKSIERERKLRQARQVKKVEVAKPALPELKKGETTKILAEKQPEKKESPKEEKKAAVAEAKKPKAEPAPAPVEEKKIESNTYYMNADEAKLASSFAALRGRMPFPVPSGFISDHFGVHKHPLLKGVMINNNGIDIQTSPGSPVHSVYDGVVQSVVNIPGINMVVAIQHGDYFTVYSKLANVSVSVGTRVRTGQRIGSVASDEDGTAEINFQVWKNTVRQNPESWLRR